Proteins from a single region of Thermococcus sp.:
- a CDS encoding ABC transporter substrate-binding protein — MLFSVFLVAKPASAQQSPMGDKLKIVYLAAQGSLFMGVFNPSPSGMTDVYTNRVWYFLSDPAVVLGPDAQRHNYRCELVSVKYNVQVPDDAVIWNGTQKKWVSPYAGKTATSAVTWKCGLGEWVDGQKITLADYLFDYAMAWEWAYQNGKNDTYYDQTWANNYQQTLQSILGLKVDKLTNDYIEYTIYQDYIVPYSKWATALNFIEKPSVPWQLYNVMSEMVAKGVDGKAFSWSTQPQNGYQIDMIDPDQMKYFKAEAENLMNNQPIPIWLSTAKDVLQKWGISEEQAGITTDMAKRGYDSVINWINKYDNAIISDGPYYVEKYDPKAMTVVLKVANNKRIGFPGEVNGKPLPWQPYWKEIDIYGSLNDDTAILAVAKGEYDLYWYARPYNKIAKALQEYGDNLNPIKTIAVWWSLNLNLVGDPQTGLVNSSGQIKFNPFALRGVRYAMNWLINRQYIVSQILQGSGAPLFGPEVSGQVDAYSNYMMVAKALGLTPQGDEAYAIKMIDNAMNKAAQALKAKGYTLEKKDGIWYFNGQPVTVKVIARVEDERLEEGKYVAQVLQKAGFKVDLLQWQRSQASKAVYGSDPHTLQWHVYTEGWVVSGIQDVASIAWDPWAFDVYIDPNWGTDYHNPVTVQDLVNNISNGDLAKFISTIGLKYYNTPEKLKPLLDWTGYDLANLLAYAKWTGPNNDTIQLQNLDQFWDLFKLAYGTHILNAPRIYTAETWNFFLLNKKVKVGFVDPISGVGGWISARSLMPAETGTPTTTSQTTTTSKTTTTSQTTSSTPTSTPSSTTTKSGGGICGPAFIVGLAVLPLLLRRRK, encoded by the coding sequence ATGCTGTTTAGCGTCTTTTTGGTTGCCAAGCCAGCGAGTGCCCAGCAGAGCCCAATGGGCGACAAGCTTAAAATCGTGTACCTCGCCGCTCAGGGCAGTCTCTTCATGGGTGTCTTTAACCCGTCCCCGAGCGGAATGACCGACGTTTACACAAACCGCGTCTGGTACTTCCTCAGTGACCCAGCTGTCGTGCTCGGTCCGGATGCCCAGAGGCACAACTACCGCTGTGAGCTTGTTAGTGTCAAGTACAACGTTCAGGTTCCTGACGATGCAGTAATCTGGAACGGAACCCAGAAGAAGTGGGTCAGCCCCTACGCGGGCAAGACCGCTACCAGCGCGGTCACTTGGAAGTGTGGTCTTGGCGAGTGGGTTGACGGGCAGAAGATAACCCTCGCCGACTACCTCTTCGACTACGCAATGGCCTGGGAGTGGGCCTACCAGAACGGCAAGAACGACACGTACTATGACCAGACCTGGGCCAACAACTACCAACAAACTCTCCAGAGCATACTGGGTCTCAAGGTTGACAAGCTCACCAACGACTACATCGAGTACACCATTTACCAGGACTACATAGTCCCATACAGCAAGTGGGCTACAGCCCTCAACTTCATTGAGAAGCCCTCTGTTCCGTGGCAGCTCTACAACGTTATGAGTGAGATGGTTGCGAAGGGTGTTGATGGTAAGGCTTTCTCTTGGAGTACTCAGCCGCAGAACGGTTACCAGATTGACATGATTGACCCAGACCAGATGAAGTACTTCAAAGCTGAAGCAGAAAACCTCATGAACAACCAACCCATACCAATATGGCTCTCAACCGCCAAGGACGTCCTCCAGAAGTGGGGAATCAGCGAGGAGCAGGCTGGAATTACCACTGACATGGCCAAGCGGGGTTATGATAGTGTAATCAACTGGATTAACAAGTACGACAATGCAATTATCAGCGACGGTCCATACTATGTTGAGAAGTATGACCCGAAGGCCATGACCGTCGTTCTTAAGGTCGCCAACAACAAGAGGATTGGTTTTCCGGGTGAGGTTAACGGGAAGCCACTGCCGTGGCAGCCGTACTGGAAGGAGATTGACATTTACGGTAGCCTTAACGATGATACTGCAATCCTCGCTGTCGCTAAGGGCGAGTACGACCTCTACTGGTACGCCAGGCCGTACAACAAGATTGCCAAGGCCCTCCAGGAGTACGGCGACAACCTCAACCCGATTAAGACCATCGCCGTCTGGTGGAGCCTCAACCTCAACCTCGTTGGCGACCCGCAGACCGGTCTCGTCAACTCAAGCGGACAGATTAAGTTCAACCCCTTCGCCCTTAGGGGTGTTAGGTACGCCATGAACTGGCTTATCAACAGGCAGTACATTGTCAGCCAGATTCTCCAGGGCAGCGGTGCCCCACTCTTCGGCCCAGAAGTCAGCGGACAGGTCGACGCTTACAGCAATTACATGATGGTTGCCAAGGCCCTCGGTCTTACCCCGCAGGGTGACGAGGCTTATGCTATCAAGATGATTGACAATGCCATGAACAAGGCCGCTCAGGCTCTCAAGGCCAAGGGTTACACGCTTGAGAAGAAAGACGGCATCTGGTACTTCAACGGTCAGCCGGTTACGGTGAAGGTTATTGCCCGTGTTGAGGACGAGAGGCTTGAGGAGGGCAAGTACGTTGCCCAGGTTCTCCAGAAGGCTGGCTTTAAGGTTGACCTCCTCCAGTGGCAGAGGAGCCAGGCCAGCAAGGCTGTTTACGGTAGTGACCCGCACACCCTCCAGTGGCACGTTTACACTGAGGGTTGGGTTGTCAGTGGAATTCAGGACGTTGCGAGCATTGCTTGGGATCCCTGGGCGTTTGATGTCTACATTGACCCGAACTGGGGTACTGACTACCACAACCCGGTGACCGTTCAGGACCTCGTCAACAACATCTCAAACGGCGACCTCGCCAAGTTCATAAGCACTATCGGTCTTAAGTACTACAACACTCCGGAGAAGCTCAAGCCGCTCCTTGACTGGACTGGTTACGACCTCGCCAACCTCCTTGCCTATGCTAAGTGGACTGGGCCGAACAACGACACCATTCAGCTACAGAACCTTGACCAGTTCTGGGACCTCTTCAAACTCGCGTATGGTACCCACATCCTCAACGCCCCGCGCATCTACACCGCAGAAACCTGGAACTTCTTCCTCCTCAACAAGAAGGTAAAGGTTGGATTCGTTGACCCGATAAGCGGTGTCGGTGGATGGATTTCAGCGAGGTCTCTGATGCCCGCTGAGACTGGAACACCGACCACCACCAGCCAGACCACCACGACAAGCAAGACCACAACTACCAGCCAGACCACTAGCAGCACCCCGACGAGCACTCCGAGCTCAACTACCACCAAGAGTGGCGGAGGAATCTGTGGTCCGGCCTTCATAGTCGGCCTTGCAGTGCTCCCACTCCTCCTCAGGAGGAGGAAGTGA
- a CDS encoding radical SAM protein — MKYSWEEFARKMGIEPQILENREAKLLKKFVDDMLYPSHCKYCQGLDLSNPNPVHHPSYELTPACNHDCIFCYSNVAVKLGKAPKPGYYGWENPKAITVSQYGEPLLSKRIVEVNKLLRERFPEARLDLQTNGSLLTEELWQKLDFDIVMISLDASTREKHRRITNADTFDAVVNALRIVGSDKSVRSVVRTIFMPGINDEEVPKIAELAASLGIDEMHLQPLTIHELNVERLRRAGLDFEKAESMRELLKTAMEAKKYIDVRISGCLLAQLKRMDALTLFSVKRIAREVAPVVKRERKEE, encoded by the coding sequence ATGAAGTACAGCTGGGAAGAGTTTGCCAGGAAAATGGGAATCGAGCCCCAGATTCTTGAGAACAGGGAGGCAAAGCTCCTTAAGAAATTTGTTGACGACATGCTCTACCCGAGCCACTGCAAATACTGTCAGGGCCTCGATTTGAGCAACCCTAACCCAGTTCACCACCCAAGCTACGAGCTTACCCCAGCCTGCAACCACGACTGCATATTCTGCTACTCAAACGTCGCTGTGAAGCTCGGAAAGGCCCCTAAGCCCGGCTACTACGGTTGGGAGAACCCGAAGGCAATAACCGTCTCGCAGTACGGCGAACCTTTGCTCAGCAAAAGGATAGTTGAGGTAAACAAACTTCTCCGCGAGAGGTTTCCCGAGGCGAGGCTCGACCTTCAGACCAACGGCTCGCTCCTTACAGAGGAACTCTGGCAAAAGCTCGACTTCGACATCGTCATGATAAGCCTCGATGCCTCAACTAGGGAAAAGCACCGAAGAATTACCAACGCGGACACCTTCGATGCCGTCGTAAACGCACTGAGAATAGTTGGCTCTGACAAAAGCGTCCGCTCCGTCGTGAGGACAATCTTTATGCCCGGGATAAACGATGAGGAGGTACCAAAGATAGCGGAGCTAGCTGCTTCCCTTGGAATAGACGAGATGCATCTCCAGCCCCTAACCATTCACGAGCTCAACGTGGAGCGACTTAGGAGAGCAGGCCTCGACTTCGAGAAGGCCGAAAGCATGAGAGAGCTCCTCAAAACGGCGATGGAAGCCAAGAAATACATAGACGTCAGGATAAGCGGTTGTTTGCTCGCCCAGCTCAAGAGGATGGATGCCCTCACGCTCTTCAGCGTTAAGAGAATTGCGAGGGAAGTTGCTCCGGTTGTGAAGAGGGAGAGAAAAGAAGAATGA
- a CDS encoding ABC transporter ATP-binding protein: MTKNVLEVRNLKMYYFTSKGVVKAVDNISFDLKKGEVLGLAGESGCGKSSLGFTLLGMPTPPGKIVDGSIKIDGREIVGLPEDVLRKEIRWQKISMIFQGAMNALNPVYTIGYQMIEPLIYHKDMSKEEALDRAQKYLELVGLDPEIVYRYPHELSGGMKQRVVIAMALLMEPSVVIADEPTTALDVIVQAQIINLMKRLKKELNLSMIFITHDLSILAEISDKVAIMYAGKIVEIGDSEKIYYEPAHPYTQKLLAAIPRLHEDVERLEFIPGQPPNLINPPKGCRFHPRCPYAMDVCKEQEPELKEIDKDHYAACWLL, encoded by the coding sequence ATGACCAAGAATGTCCTCGAAGTTAGGAACCTCAAGATGTATTACTTCACCAGCAAGGGTGTCGTCAAGGCTGTTGATAACATCAGCTTTGACCTGAAGAAGGGAGAGGTGCTGGGACTTGCCGGAGAAAGTGGATGTGGCAAGTCCTCCCTCGGTTTTACCCTTTTAGGCATGCCAACACCACCTGGTAAGATAGTTGATGGTAGCATCAAGATTGATGGCAGGGAAATCGTTGGCCTCCCGGAGGACGTCCTAAGGAAGGAAATTCGCTGGCAGAAGATTTCAATGATATTCCAGGGTGCAATGAATGCCCTCAACCCCGTTTACACGATAGGTTATCAGATGATTGAGCCCCTGATTTATCATAAGGACATGAGCAAGGAGGAGGCCCTTGACAGGGCCCAGAAGTATCTTGAACTCGTTGGTCTCGACCCGGAGATAGTCTACCGTTATCCCCACGAGCTTAGCGGTGGTATGAAACAGCGTGTTGTCATAGCCATGGCCCTCCTTATGGAACCGAGCGTGGTTATAGCCGACGAGCCTACTACTGCCCTTGACGTTATCGTTCAGGCACAAATCATCAACCTCATGAAGAGGCTCAAGAAGGAACTCAACCTCTCGATGATATTCATCACCCACGACCTCAGCATTCTGGCCGAGATTAGTGACAAGGTTGCAATTATGTATGCAGGAAAGATAGTTGAGATAGGCGACAGCGAAAAGATTTACTACGAGCCGGCCCACCCGTATACCCAGAAACTGCTCGCGGCCATTCCAAGGCTTCACGAAGACGTTGAAAGGCTGGAGTTCATTCCCGGACAGCCACCCAACCTCATTAACCCGCCGAAGGGATGCCGCTTCCACCCGAGATGTCCCTATGCAATGGACGTTTGTAAGGAGCAGGAGCCCGAGCTGAAGGAGATTGATAAGGACCATTATGCCGCATGCTGGCTGCTGTGA
- a CDS encoding dihydroorotate dehydrogenase electron transfer subunit — MYSVVELRETWEVAKDVRAFRLSNGFDFTPGQFVMLWLPGVGEKPFSLAWKDLLVVKRVGPFTSRLFELEEGERLWVRGPYGRGFEKKWKRVALVAGGIGVPPLYALARAWGKDFEEVTLIYGAHSREELALIDIEDYVDEVIITTDDGSAGRKGFPTDVLAEKKGEFEGAYACGPEPMLKAVLRVMAYRNVQISAERYMKCGIGVCGSCNLGKYLVCRDGPVFDGFQLRELL, encoded by the coding sequence ATGTACAGCGTGGTTGAGCTCAGGGAAACATGGGAGGTCGCCAAAGACGTAAGGGCCTTCAGGCTCTCGAATGGGTTCGACTTCACACCGGGCCAGTTTGTGATGCTCTGGCTCCCGGGAGTCGGGGAAAAGCCCTTCAGCCTGGCCTGGAAAGACCTGCTCGTGGTTAAGCGCGTCGGGCCATTCACCTCAAGGCTCTTCGAGCTGGAGGAAGGCGAAAGGCTCTGGGTTCGGGGCCCCTACGGTAGGGGCTTCGAGAAGAAGTGGAAAAGGGTTGCCCTCGTTGCCGGGGGAATAGGGGTCCCCCCCCTCTACGCTCTTGCGAGGGCCTGGGGGAAGGACTTTGAGGAGGTTACGCTTATCTACGGTGCCCACTCCAGAGAGGAGCTAGCATTAATAGACATCGAGGACTACGTGGACGAGGTAATAATAACGACGGACGACGGCTCCGCCGGAAGGAAGGGCTTCCCGACCGATGTCCTGGCTGAGAAAAAGGGAGAATTCGAAGGGGCCTACGCCTGCGGTCCAGAGCCGATGCTAAAGGCCGTTTTGAGGGTTATGGCTTACCGGAACGTCCAGATTTCTGCGGAGCGCTACATGAAGTGTGGCATAGGGGTCTGCGGCTCCTGCAACCTTGGGAAGTACCTCGTGTGTCGCGACGGGCCTGTCTTTGACGGCTTCCAGCTGAGGGAACTTCTCTGA
- a CDS encoding ABC transporter permease, producing MARNIVNPILREVIVFVTVVVLLSALIASAEAKLTGKSVEGALQPGKLLNKTKQYLWFSADVFKNENEKTITITRGNFTFTYYVPTPHGLYTSSVGTTPGKSILLTLAIMTLSLLLILVFGILWGSRAGYRGGLLDRILSVLGPSFSAIPGWFWAVVLLWVLWWKLSVLPLSYLDYVHQASVEGRVTILTYLKGLSLPILTLALVNIPVYAMTVRNLVIREKSEDYIVTDIMRGLPDRKIERKLLRVVLPSFLTFTSYSFLNLLMNDMAVEVLFNVPGIGRAFLIGVWILLYTGRGGMLFFASLVMSVMYFLNTSIFEALYLRLDPRVRRDA from the coding sequence ATGGCAAGGAATATAGTAAATCCCATCCTCAGGGAGGTCATAGTCTTCGTAACCGTAGTTGTCCTACTCTCTGCTCTCATTGCATCGGCCGAGGCAAAGTTAACAGGAAAAAGTGTCGAAGGTGCACTTCAGCCGGGAAAGTTACTTAACAAAACAAAGCAATACCTCTGGTTCTCGGCCGATGTTTTTAAAAACGAAAACGAAAAGACCATAACGATAACCCGGGGCAACTTCACGTTCACATACTACGTCCCAACTCCCCACGGCCTCTACACATCATCTGTGGGAACAACGCCCGGGAAGTCAATCCTTTTAACGCTGGCCATAATGACGCTCTCTCTTCTTCTGATACTCGTTTTTGGAATCCTGTGGGGGTCGAGGGCAGGCTACAGAGGGGGACTCCTAGACAGGATTCTAAGTGTTCTGGGGCCCAGCTTCTCGGCAATTCCCGGCTGGTTCTGGGCTGTTGTTCTGCTCTGGGTTCTGTGGTGGAAGCTCAGCGTCCTCCCCCTGAGTTATCTGGACTACGTCCATCAGGCAAGCGTCGAGGGAAGGGTGACAATTTTAACATACCTGAAGGGCCTCTCCCTGCCGATTCTTACCCTGGCCCTAGTAAACATTCCAGTCTATGCTATGACCGTCAGGAACCTCGTCATCAGGGAAAAAAGCGAGGATTACATCGTAACCGACATCATGAGGGGCCTCCCGGACAGGAAAATAGAGAGAAAACTCCTCCGCGTTGTCCTTCCAAGCTTTCTGACATTCACGAGCTACAGCTTCCTGAACCTCCTAATGAACGACATGGCGGTGGAAGTCCTCTTTAACGTTCCGGGAATCGGCCGAGCCTTTCTAATCGGCGTGTGGATTCTCCTCTACACGGGGAGAGGCGGCATGCTGTTTTTTGCGAGCCTTGTTATGTCAGTTATGTACTTCCTGAACACCTCGATTTTCGAGGCCCTCTACCTGCGACTCGACCCGAGGGTGAGGCGGGATGCGTAG
- a CDS encoding ABC transporter permease, whose protein sequence is MGMSFGKYVAYRLINAVIILFLAVLLMSALFTKLATIQLNAQVNEEVQMWVRSYTQTHHVPPSKELIEQYRQTRIKYYHLDQPYWKRTWEYAINTFTFHWGQSFQKVFGTTVIADQIKTALARTVLLFTTSEILIILIGLSLGLKSARRPGSLLDRTISILAMIASSLPMWWVGMLMILIFVVYLGWLPITLYSQVEVSGWANILKKMSLPVLTIVLVSFGGWAWTTRNIMIGTMQEDFIMVARAKGVPENKIIYGHALRAAAPPIITMVIFGIIGSLGGAIITEVVFNWPGMGRLYYEALQLNAVKTMMALNYMFAILTVLSMVLADILYAYLDPRVRIGAAARS, encoded by the coding sequence ATGGGGATGAGCTTTGGAAAGTACGTGGCATACCGTCTTATAAACGCGGTGATAATCCTGTTCTTGGCAGTTCTGTTGATGTCGGCTTTATTTACAAAGCTTGCAACAATACAACTGAATGCTCAGGTTAATGAAGAGGTTCAGATGTGGGTCAGGAGCTATACCCAGACCCACCACGTTCCGCCTTCCAAGGAGCTGATTGAGCAGTACAGGCAGACGAGAATCAAATACTACCACCTCGACCAGCCATACTGGAAGAGAACGTGGGAGTATGCAATAAATACGTTCACGTTCCATTGGGGACAATCGTTCCAGAAGGTCTTTGGGACCACGGTCATTGCAGACCAGATAAAAACTGCCCTCGCAAGGACGGTTCTACTGTTCACGACATCGGAGATACTGATTATTCTCATCGGTCTCTCGCTGGGTCTGAAGAGTGCACGCCGTCCGGGAAGCCTCCTTGACAGGACTATATCCATACTCGCTATGATAGCCTCAAGCCTCCCGATGTGGTGGGTTGGAATGCTCATGATACTCATCTTCGTCGTTTACCTTGGATGGCTTCCAATAACCCTGTACTCCCAGGTTGAAGTTTCTGGGTGGGCTAACATCCTTAAAAAGATGAGCCTACCTGTGCTCACAATAGTGCTGGTGTCATTCGGCGGCTGGGCCTGGACGACAAGAAACATCATGATTGGAACAATGCAGGAAGACTTTATCATGGTAGCGAGGGCCAAGGGTGTTCCCGAGAATAAAATTATCTATGGTCACGCCCTTAGGGCTGCAGCTCCGCCGATTATCACCATGGTCATCTTCGGCATTATTGGTTCACTTGGTGGTGCGATAATCACCGAGGTCGTCTTTAACTGGCCGGGGATGGGACGTCTCTACTACGAGGCGCTCCAGCTCAACGCCGTTAAGACAATGATGGCTCTGAACTACATGTTCGCAATACTCACAGTTCTCTCGATGGTTCTCGCGGACATACTGTACGCGTACCTTGACCCGAGAGTTAGGATTGGTGCCGCCGCCCGCTCGTGA
- a CDS encoding ABC transporter permease, with translation MRWVDFKDSVKRFWDEFKHQKSGMFGLTFLIILIVLAIAAPYITSPNIPKEWQTGQAWITNPKNAPPSWENYFSSETKAPQAEYTIDNMHLTKVQNGSYTIYKLTFTYNMKYDVPPKDIVITGLNSTATRPQDNPLVTLYVDRPPENGLKYNSFVLLYNTQLPSNGVIQIAYSQEAKSLIFYWLYKNGVFKLPINVPDNLPLDMKLMYLTQQIQMNSTLYGYFQSMDPMKVVFGKITDNGKLKTLNQIINSPESLQGPYKFTVVIKAPNNIHVDFTNFKVAMVGRTYGLLGTDQYGRPIAVGLLWGIRVALAIGLAVSVSSVVIGILIGVTSAYLGGWADEAIQRFTEFMMTLPVLPMLILLSLYFGGRINLKQLVFILVLFGWMGTTKVARSMALQIKEQTYIEAARALGASTGRIVFKHIVPQLLPYAFASIALSVPGAILSEAGLSFLGLTSNNMITWGQMLNNANANGATLNGYWWQVIPPGLAIAFVGLIFVLIGVSLDTVLNPRLKRA, from the coding sequence ATGAGATGGGTAGATTTCAAAGACAGCGTTAAGAGGTTCTGGGACGAGTTCAAACACCAGAAGAGTGGAATGTTTGGTTTGACGTTCCTAATCATACTTATAGTCCTCGCAATTGCCGCTCCGTACATTACAAGCCCAAATATACCCAAAGAGTGGCAGACTGGACAGGCTTGGATTACCAATCCCAAGAACGCGCCTCCCTCTTGGGAGAACTACTTCTCCAGCGAGACCAAGGCTCCTCAAGCTGAATACACGATAGACAACATGCACCTTACCAAGGTTCAGAACGGTAGCTACACAATTTACAAGCTGACGTTCACGTATAATATGAAATATGACGTGCCCCCCAAGGACATTGTTATAACCGGTTTGAACTCGACGGCAACGAGACCTCAGGACAACCCACTTGTTACGCTATACGTTGATAGGCCCCCCGAGAATGGCCTCAAGTACAACTCCTTTGTACTCCTTTACAACACCCAGCTTCCCTCAAACGGTGTCATTCAGATTGCTTACAGTCAGGAGGCGAAGAGCCTTATCTTTTACTGGCTCTATAAGAACGGCGTGTTTAAGCTTCCTATAAACGTTCCAGACAACCTTCCGCTTGATATGAAGCTCATGTATCTTACCCAGCAGATTCAGATGAACTCAACCCTCTACGGCTACTTCCAGTCTATGGACCCCATGAAGGTCGTCTTTGGAAAGATTACCGACAACGGAAAGCTCAAGACACTCAATCAGATAATCAACTCGCCCGAGTCCCTACAGGGGCCCTACAAGTTCACGGTGGTCATCAAGGCTCCGAACAACATTCATGTTGATTTCACGAACTTCAAGGTTGCTATGGTCGGTAGAACCTATGGCCTCCTTGGAACCGACCAGTACGGCAGGCCAATAGCCGTTGGTCTCCTCTGGGGTATTCGTGTTGCCCTCGCTATAGGACTTGCGGTTTCAGTAAGTTCGGTTGTGATAGGTATCCTCATTGGAGTTACGAGCGCCTACCTCGGTGGCTGGGCAGATGAGGCAATACAGAGGTTCACCGAGTTCATGATGACACTGCCGGTGCTCCCGATGCTCATCCTGCTCTCACTGTACTTCGGTGGAAGGATAAACCTCAAACAGCTCGTCTTCATCCTAGTGCTCTTTGGATGGATGGGGACAACAAAGGTTGCCAGGAGTATGGCACTTCAGATTAAGGAGCAGACGTACATTGAGGCCGCTAGAGCGCTCGGTGCAAGCACCGGTAGGATAGTATTCAAGCACATCGTCCCACAGTTGCTTCCCTACGCCTTCGCGAGCATAGCCCTCAGCGTCCCGGGTGCTATCCTCAGTGAGGCAGGACTTAGCTTCCTTGGATTGACCAGCAACAACATGATTACATGGGGTCAGATGCTCAACAACGCCAATGCCAACGGTGCTACCCTTAACGGCTACTGGTGGCAGGTTATCCCGCCGGGACTTGCAATAGCCTTCGTCGGACTGATATTCGTCCTGATTGGTGTCTCACTCGATACCGTGCTCAACCCGAGGCTCAAGCGCGCGTGA
- a CDS encoding dihydroorotase: MHELVLRGKFVLDDRIVEGSIGIDNGRISKIATGTLKGERELELSRFLILPGLIDTHVHLRDFKERKKETIESGTKAALHGGITAVFDMPNTKPLILNIKTFEKRLKLFRGRAHTDYALSFLIRDNCEEAKKAKADFYKAFMGASTGGVYSENFEADYSCSPGVLSVHAEEAELIKEKPERPPEVEERAIERALDIAERIKKPLNVCHVSTSGGINVILRENLPWVSFEVTPHHLFLTRKDYEKNPLLKVYPPLRSEEHVRALWENFSKIPIIASDHAPHTIEDKEKGSAGIPGLETEVSLLLDAVNRGIITVFDIVEKMHDNPVRVFGIRGRDFKVGNEATFTVVDPKRQWTVRPEEFYTKAKWSPWEGRKLKGKVVMTIIRGKVVMEGDEIVGKPKGVRLNVQRG; encoded by the coding sequence ATGCACGAGCTCGTTCTGAGGGGAAAGTTCGTACTCGACGACAGGATTGTTGAAGGCAGTATAGGAATCGACAACGGAAGGATATCAAAGATAGCGACTGGAACCCTCAAGGGAGAACGGGAACTTGAACTGTCGAGATTTTTAATCCTCCCCGGACTGATAGATACCCACGTTCATCTGCGGGACTTCAAGGAGAGGAAAAAGGAAACCATTGAGAGCGGAACCAAAGCGGCCCTTCACGGTGGGATAACGGCCGTCTTCGACATGCCCAATACAAAACCGCTGATTTTGAACATCAAAACGTTTGAAAAGCGCCTCAAACTCTTTCGGGGAAGAGCCCACACCGATTACGCCCTGAGTTTTCTCATAAGGGACAACTGTGAGGAGGCCAAAAAGGCAAAGGCAGACTTTTATAAGGCCTTCATGGGAGCATCAACTGGTGGGGTTTATTCAGAAAACTTCGAGGCTGACTACTCCTGCTCCCCGGGCGTTTTGAGCGTCCACGCGGAAGAGGCGGAGCTGATAAAGGAGAAACCTGAAAGACCACCTGAGGTCGAGGAGAGAGCCATTGAAAGGGCCCTTGACATAGCGGAGAGGATTAAGAAACCCCTCAACGTCTGCCACGTCTCAACGAGTGGTGGAATAAATGTCATATTGCGTGAGAACCTCCCCTGGGTGAGTTTCGAGGTAACACCCCACCACCTGTTCTTGACTAGAAAGGACTACGAGAAGAATCCGCTCCTCAAGGTTTACCCGCCCCTGAGAAGCGAAGAACACGTTAGAGCCCTGTGGGAGAACTTTTCAAAAATCCCGATAATCGCGAGCGACCACGCGCCCCACACAATCGAGGACAAGGAAAAGGGCTCCGCCGGGATTCCTGGCCTTGAGACAGAGGTTTCTCTACTCCTAGACGCTGTAAACCGCGGGATTATTACGGTCTTCGATATCGTCGAGAAGATGCACGACAACCCCGTGAGGGTCTTCGGGATACGGGGAAGGGACTTTAAGGTTGGCAACGAGGCAACGTTTACCGTCGTTGACCCTAAAAGGCAATGGACTGTCAGGCCGGAGGAGTTCTACACGAAAGCTAAGTGGAGCCCCTGGGAGGGGCGGAAGCTTAAAGGGAAGGTCGTGATGACGATTATCCGGGGAAAGGTCGTTATGGAGGGAGATGAAATCGTAGGAAAGCCGAAGGGGGTTCGTTTAAATGTACAGCGTGGTTGA